Proteins from a genomic interval of bacterium YEK0313:
- a CDS encoding Tripartite tricarboxylate transporter family receptor: MSVLTRRQAVAASAAGLAAMFGSSALAQAMPELKLLVPAAPGGGWDQTARTIQSVLTGQQMVRSVQVTNVPSAGGMNGLAQFVNGFKGDPTGLLVSGFVMVGAILMNKSPVTLADVTPIARLTGEWQALVVAQNSPIKSVADLVNAIKADVTKVSWGGGSAGGVDHITAAAFASKAGADGSKVNYIAHSGGGEALAAIISGRVTVGVSGIGEFEQHVKGRRLRWIGIAAPKGTAGLPGATLADADFDLVVQNWRGVFGGPDLSDAQRASLTKVVSDMAKSEAWANQLAQKGWENTYLDGQAFATFLADEVKRVDAVLRQVGLVRT; this comes from the coding sequence ATGAGCGTCTTGACGCGAAGGCAGGCCGTCGCGGCGTCTGCGGCCGGCCTTGCTGCCATGTTCGGCTCCTCGGCGCTTGCCCAGGCCATGCCCGAACTGAAGCTGCTCGTCCCGGCCGCGCCCGGCGGCGGCTGGGATCAGACGGCCCGGACGATCCAATCCGTCCTCACCGGCCAGCAGATGGTGCGCTCGGTGCAGGTCACGAACGTTCCGAGCGCCGGCGGCATGAACGGGCTCGCCCAGTTCGTCAACGGCTTCAAGGGCGATCCGACCGGCCTCCTGGTCTCCGGCTTCGTCATGGTCGGCGCCATTCTCATGAACAAGTCGCCGGTGACGCTTGCCGACGTGACGCCGATCGCGCGGCTGACCGGCGAATGGCAGGCGCTGGTGGTCGCGCAGAATTCGCCGATCAAGTCGGTTGCCGATCTCGTCAACGCGATCAAGGCCGACGTCACCAAGGTGAGCTGGGGCGGCGGCTCTGCCGGCGGCGTCGACCACATCACCGCTGCCGCCTTCGCCAGCAAGGCCGGCGCCGACGGCTCCAAGGTCAACTACATCGCCCATTCCGGCGGCGGCGAGGCGCTGGCCGCGATCATTTCCGGCCGGGTGACGGTCGGGGTCAGCGGCATCGGCGAGTTCGAGCAGCACGTCAAGGGCCGCCGGCTGCGCTGGATCGGCATCGCGGCGCCGAAAGGCACCGCCGGCCTGCCGGGGGCGACCCTCGCGGATGCCGATTTCGACCTGGTCGTTCAGAACTGGCGCGGCGTCTTCGGCGGGCCCGATCTGAGCGACGCGCAGCGTGCGAGCCTGACCAAGGTGGTGAGCGACATGGCCAAGTCCGAGGCCTGGGCGAACCAGCTGGCACAGAAGGGCTGGGAGAACACCTATCTCGACGGTCAGGCCTTCGCGACCTTCCTCGCCGACGAGGTCAAGCGGGTCGACGCCGTGCTGCGTCAGGTCGGACTGGTGAGGACCTGA
- a CDS encoding Tripartite tricarboxylate transporter TctB family protein: MEEGRRAGPDRAVIAIGIGLIAVAAVVLWQSWELRASFGNQAIGPQMAPFAVCILLAVLGGLTIREGLRGEAPARDDDDWGAVLWIGGGLAAMIGLIKTAGFVPGAAVLFAATARAFGSARALVDLLVGAALALVVYLGFVRLLGLTLPSGFVETLF, from the coding sequence ATGGAGGAGGGCCGTCGCGCCGGGCCCGACCGGGCCGTCATCGCCATCGGCATCGGGCTGATCGCGGTCGCCGCCGTGGTGCTCTGGCAGTCCTGGGAGCTCAGGGCGAGTTTCGGCAACCAGGCCATCGGCCCGCAGATGGCGCCCTTCGCCGTCTGCATCCTGCTGGCCGTGCTCGGCGGGCTCACCATACGCGAAGGCCTGCGTGGCGAGGCGCCCGCGCGCGACGACGACGACTGGGGCGCGGTCTTGTGGATCGGCGGCGGCCTCGCCGCGATGATCGGCCTGATCAAGACGGCGGGTTTCGTGCCGGGGGCCGCCGTCCTGTTCGCCGCGACGGCGCGGGCTTTCGGCTCGGCTCGCGCGCTCGTCGATCTCTTGGTCGGCGCGGCGCTGGCGCTCGTCGTCTATCTCGGCTTCGTCCGCCTGCTCGGCCTGACCCTGCCTTCGGGCTTTGTCGAAACCCTGTTCTGA
- the yncA_1 gene encoding N-acyltransferase YncA yields the protein MAWLPQRLAGIAVEFGRYLVASPHSRLVQYRALRELDDHLLADVGLTRGAIAGGSLRPLRTMIGSHAGASLEGRDMTLNDATTTTGILVRDARPEDMVAVQAIYAHHVLHGLATFEETPPSVDEMLERRSAVLAAGLPYLAAEREGRVVGYSYATGYRPRPAYRHTIEDSVYVAEGLGGRGIGTQLLGALIARCEAGPWRQMLAVIGDSGNEGSIALHRRLGFQPAGTLRSVGFKLGRWVDTVLMQRALGDGDGSLPR from the coding sequence ATGGCATGGCTGCCGCAACGACTGGCCGGGATCGCGGTGGAATTCGGACGCTATCTCGTCGCCTCGCCGCACTCGCGCCTGGTGCAGTACCGGGCGCTGCGCGAGCTCGACGACCACCTGCTCGCCGATGTCGGATTGACCCGCGGCGCGATCGCGGGTGGAAGCCTCCGGCCGCTGCGCACCATGATAGGAAGCCATGCTGGAGCCAGCCTTGAAGGAAGAGACATGACGCTGAACGATGCGACGACGACCACGGGCATTCTGGTCCGCGACGCCCGGCCCGAAGACATGGTGGCGGTGCAGGCGATCTACGCGCATCATGTCCTGCATGGCCTTGCGACGTTCGAGGAAACGCCGCCCTCGGTGGACGAGATGCTGGAGCGCCGCAGCGCCGTGCTCGCCGCCGGGCTGCCCTATCTTGCCGCCGAACGGGAAGGCCGGGTCGTCGGCTACAGCTACGCGACCGGCTATCGGCCGCGCCCGGCCTATCGCCATACGATCGAGGATTCCGTCTATGTCGCCGAGGGCCTCGGCGGCCGAGGCATCGGCACACAGTTGCTCGGCGCGCTGATCGCTCGCTGCGAAGCCGGACCCTGGCGGCAGATGCTGGCGGTCATCGGCGACAGCGGCAACGAAGGATCGATCGCGCTTCACCGCAGGCTCGGCTTCCAGCCGGCCGGCACGCTCCGGTCCGTCGGCTTCAAGCTCGGCCGCTGGGTCGATACCGTGCTGATGCAGCGGGCGCTGGGCGACGGCGACGGCAGCCTGCCCCGCTGA
- the cmpR_8 gene encoding HTH-type transcriptional activator CmpR, which yields MSGLSLDQLRRFADVVELGSFSAAAERAGISQPAVSLAVRQLEKRLGSRLVERVGRRVRPTAAGSELMAHAARIDDVVAAMLDGMARHASGAVGRVRLGTGATACIYLLPPILRALRQRLPSIEITVSTGNTADVVKAVEDNLLDIGLVTLPVSGRMLETLPVCEDEFVAIQASDGPPLPATVTAEALSRLPLLLYEPGANTRRLADEWFARSGIRLQPVMSLGSVEAIKHLVAAGLGAAILPRLSVPDEAAAGLVVRSLTPRLSRRLVLVLRRDKPLGRALKAMIEALTAAGDGPQAAAQPALG from the coding sequence ATGAGCGGATTGAGCCTCGACCAGCTCCGACGCTTCGCCGATGTCGTCGAGCTCGGCAGCTTCTCGGCCGCGGCGGAGCGCGCCGGGATCAGCCAGCCCGCCGTCAGCCTTGCAGTGCGCCAGCTCGAAAAGCGGCTCGGCAGCCGCCTCGTGGAACGGGTCGGCCGGCGGGTCAGGCCGACCGCCGCCGGCAGCGAGCTGATGGCCCATGCCGCGCGCATCGACGATGTCGTGGCCGCCATGCTCGACGGCATGGCGCGCCATGCCTCGGGCGCGGTCGGGCGGGTACGGCTTGGCACCGGCGCGACCGCCTGCATCTACCTGCTGCCGCCGATCCTCAGGGCCCTGCGCCAGCGCCTGCCCTCGATCGAGATCACGGTCAGCACCGGCAACACGGCCGATGTGGTGAAGGCGGTGGAGGACAATCTCCTCGACATCGGCCTCGTCACCCTGCCGGTTTCCGGCCGGATGCTGGAAACGCTGCCGGTCTGCGAGGACGAGTTCGTCGCCATCCAGGCGAGCGACGGCCCGCCCTTGCCGGCGACCGTGACGGCCGAGGCGTTGTCGCGGCTGCCCCTGCTGCTCTACGAGCCGGGCGCCAATACCCGGCGGCTCGCCGATGAATGGTTCGCCCGTTCGGGCATCCGGCTGCAGCCGGTCATGTCGCTCGGCAGCGTCGAGGCGATCAAGCATCTGGTCGCGGCCGGTCTCGGCGCGGCGATCCTGCCCCGCCTGTCGGTGCCGGACGAAGCCGCAGCCGGCCTCGTCGTCCGCTCGCTGACGCCCAGGCTGTCGCGCCGGCTCGTCCTGGTGCTGCGGCGCGACAAGCCGCTCGGCCGGGCGCTCAAGGCGATGATCGAGGCGCTGACCGCCGCCGGCGACGGCCCGCAGGCCGCCGCTCAGCCCGCCCTTGGATAG
- a CDS encoding SnoaL-like domain protein: MPSSWTSSLAAAALMSLLPVAAEAGPKEEAQATLTAWEAAFNAGDADAVARFYLPDATVHGLVSSTLIVGEDALRRYFAAPLKARARIAFGDTTLQELAGDTVVATGYEEASAMLPDGRAISIPGRYTFVLVRRDGAWRIAHQHSSSRFRPQ, encoded by the coding sequence ATGCCATCGAGCTGGACCTCGTCCCTTGCCGCGGCCGCGCTGATGTCGCTCCTGCCGGTCGCGGCGGAAGCAGGACCGAAGGAAGAGGCGCAGGCGACGCTCACCGCCTGGGAGGCGGCCTTCAATGCCGGCGATGCCGACGCCGTCGCGCGATTCTACCTGCCGGACGCGACCGTGCACGGCCTGGTCAGTTCCACACTGATCGTCGGCGAGGACGCGCTGCGCCGCTATTTCGCCGCCCCCTTGAAGGCGCGCGCCAGGATCGCCTTCGGCGATACCACCCTGCAGGAGCTCGCCGGCGATACGGTTGTGGCGACCGGCTACGAGGAAGCGTCCGCCATGCTGCCGGACGGACGCGCGATTTCGATCCCCGGGCGCTATACCTTCGTTCTGGTCAGGCGCGACGGCGCCTGGCGCATCGCCCACCAGCACTCGTCGAGCCGCTTCCGGCCGCAATGA
- the garB_1 gene encoding Glutathione amide reductase, producing MAHDVDLFVIGGGSGGVRAARIAAGHGAKVKIAEEYRVGGTCVIRGCVPKKLMVYASQYHEHFEDARGFGWTVGEPRFDWATLIANKDKEIARLEAAYRANLERAGVEIVPQRAVVTGPHSVRLADGSTVTAGTILIATGAWPSDDDTLVGREHMISSNEVFHLAERPDHIVIAGGGYIAVEFAGVFAGLGTKVTLVYRGEKILRGFDEDLRDHLMAEYAKKGITLVMGETFSRIDRTGDGFSVHFRNGHAPIATDLVLGAIGRRPNTAGLGLEAAGVALDEIGAVKVDAESRSSVASIYAVGDVTNRVNLTPVAIREGHAFADTVFGGKRWAADHANIPTAVFSEPEIGTVGITETAARASGRAVDIYRATFKPMKHTLSGRDTRMLMKLVVDGETQKVLGVHICGPDAGEMIQLAGIAVKMGATKEDFDSTMAVHPTAAEELVTMRTPSARYPRAG from the coding sequence ATGGCCCATGATGTCGATCTGTTCGTCATCGGCGGCGGTTCCGGCGGGGTCCGCGCCGCCCGGATCGCGGCCGGTCATGGCGCCAAGGTCAAGATCGCCGAGGAATATCGGGTCGGCGGCACCTGCGTGATCAGGGGCTGCGTGCCGAAGAAGCTGATGGTCTATGCCTCGCAATATCACGAGCATTTCGAGGATGCCCGCGGCTTTGGCTGGACCGTCGGCGAGCCCCGTTTCGACTGGGCCACGCTGATCGCCAACAAAGACAAGGAGATCGCCCGGCTGGAGGCGGCCTATCGCGCCAATCTGGAACGGGCCGGCGTCGAGATCGTGCCTCAGCGCGCGGTGGTGACCGGTCCCCACAGCGTCCGCCTCGCCGACGGCAGCACGGTGACCGCCGGCACCATCCTGATCGCGACCGGCGCCTGGCCGTCCGACGACGATACGCTGGTCGGCCGCGAGCACATGATCTCCTCGAACGAGGTGTTCCATCTCGCCGAACGCCCCGATCATATCGTCATTGCCGGAGGCGGCTATATCGCAGTCGAATTCGCCGGCGTGTTCGCCGGGCTCGGCACGAAGGTGACGCTGGTCTATCGCGGCGAGAAGATCCTGCGCGGCTTCGACGAAGACCTGCGCGACCATCTCATGGCCGAATATGCCAAGAAGGGCATCACCCTCGTGATGGGCGAAACGTTCAGCCGCATCGACAGGACGGGCGACGGGTTCAGCGTGCATTTCCGCAACGGCCATGCCCCGATCGCGACCGACCTCGTGCTTGGCGCCATCGGCCGGAGGCCGAACACGGCCGGCCTCGGGCTGGAAGCGGCGGGCGTCGCGCTCGACGAGATCGGCGCGGTCAAGGTCGATGCCGAGAGCCGCTCGTCGGTCGCCTCGATCTACGCCGTCGGCGACGTCACCAACCGGGTCAACCTGACGCCGGTCGCGATCCGCGAGGGCCATGCCTTCGCCGACACGGTGTTCGGCGGCAAGCGCTGGGCGGCCGACCATGCCAACATTCCGACCGCCGTCTTCTCGGAGCCCGAGATCGGCACGGTCGGCATCACGGAGACCGCTGCCCGCGCCTCCGGCCGGGCCGTCGACATCTACCGGGCGACGTTCAAGCCGATGAAGCACACTTTGAGCGGCCGCGACACGCGCATGCTGATGAAGCTCGTGGTCGACGGCGAGACGCAGAAGGTGCTGGGCGTGCACATTTGCGGGCCGGATGCGGGCGAGATGATCCAGCTCGCGGGCATCGCCGTGAAGATGGGCGCCACCAAGGAAGACTTCGACTCGACCATGGCGGTCCACCCGACCGCCGCGGAAGAGCTCGTCACCATGCGGACGCCGAGCGCGCGCTATCCAAGGGCGGGCTGA
- the quiP_2 gene encoding Acyl-homoserine lactone acylase QuiP precursor, with protein MMRIALRIAKWSGLFLALAVVTLAGSAVWYWRAVEPQISGTVALPGFDKPVEIVRDREGVAHIFAASEADAVAALGFAHAQDRLWQLEMNRRIAAGRLSEIVGEPGLETDRFLRTIGIRRTAEAIYRNLDAETRALLLAYSRGVNAFLETSRAPLPPEFYLLRAPAPEPWSPIDSIGWSLMMALDLGGNLSSEIMRLRLAQAGMPMARIGEILPPYPGEAWPALADYTALYRQLGDQTRRAAAAIDALGLGLEGVGSNNWVVSGARSETGRPLLANDPHLGLSAPALWYFARLTSPSGTVIGATLPGTPGVILGRNERIAWGFTNTNPDVQDLYIERVDGRDPNLYETPDGWQRFEQVEERIRVRGSADHVMTVRTSRHGPIISDGASRGATSAAPRGFALALKWTALNPDNLTVQAAARLNRARNWDEFLAAVRHFQSPQQNIVYADVDGNIGFIAAGLVPVRKPDNDLRGLFPAPGWDARYDWAGYVPFEALPRALNPPEGFRLSANERIVPDSYPFFLTYEWASPHRADRIRELLGARDKHSLDSFRAIQADHRSNAVRELLPLLLAAPPAGPRERAMIERLRGFDGTMATDRAEPLVVTAWMRELTRLVYADELGPDLFADYWDQRQVFMKAVLENQSGQGAWCNRRGSAEPVTCESLVQRALALALDDLEKRYGADATQWRWGVAHDARSEHRPFARVSGLARFFDVRVAVPGDTYAVNVNRHTIRNAAEPFVSRHAASLRALYDLGDPERSVFIHSTGQSGLPTSSLYSNFSARWARVDYIPMRTRRADIQRDALGILTIQPR; from the coding sequence ATGATGCGCATCGCCCTTCGGATCGCCAAGTGGTCGGGGCTTTTTCTGGCTCTGGCGGTGGTCACCCTGGCGGGCAGCGCCGTCTGGTACTGGCGCGCGGTGGAACCGCAGATCTCCGGCACGGTCGCCTTGCCCGGCTTCGACAAGCCGGTCGAGATCGTCCGGGACAGGGAGGGCGTCGCCCACATCTTCGCCGCGAGCGAGGCCGATGCCGTCGCCGCGCTCGGCTTCGCCCATGCCCAGGACCGGCTCTGGCAGCTGGAGATGAACCGGCGCATCGCCGCCGGCCGTCTCTCCGAAATCGTCGGCGAGCCGGGACTGGAGACGGATCGCTTCCTGCGCACCATCGGCATCCGCCGCACGGCGGAGGCGATCTACCGCAATCTCGATGCCGAGACCCGCGCGCTGCTGCTCGCCTATTCGCGCGGCGTCAACGCCTTCCTGGAAACCAGCCGGGCGCCGCTGCCGCCGGAATTCTACTTGCTGCGTGCGCCGGCACCGGAGCCCTGGTCGCCGATCGATTCGATCGGCTGGTCGCTGATGATGGCGCTCGATCTCGGCGGCAACCTGTCTTCGGAGATCATGCGCCTGAGGCTCGCCCAGGCCGGCATGCCGATGGCGCGGATCGGCGAGATCCTGCCGCCCTATCCGGGCGAGGCCTGGCCGGCGCTTGCCGACTACACCGCGCTCTACCGCCAGCTCGGCGACCAGACGCGGCGCGCCGCAGCGGCCATCGACGCGCTCGGCCTCGGCCTCGAAGGCGTCGGTTCCAACAATTGGGTCGTGTCCGGCGCGCGCAGCGAGACCGGCCGGCCCCTGCTCGCCAACGATCCGCATCTCGGCCTGTCGGCGCCGGCGCTCTGGTATTTCGCTAGGCTCACCTCGCCGTCCGGCACGGTCATCGGCGCGACGCTGCCAGGCACGCCGGGCGTCATTCTCGGGCGCAACGAGCGCATCGCCTGGGGCTTCACCAACACCAATCCGGACGTCCAGGATCTCTATATCGAGCGCGTCGACGGCCGCGATCCCAATCTCTACGAGACGCCCGACGGCTGGCAGCGCTTCGAACAGGTGGAGGAGCGCATCCGCGTGCGCGGCAGCGCCGACCATGTCATGACGGTGCGCACCAGCCGGCACGGGCCGATCATTTCGGACGGTGCCTCGCGCGGGGCGACCTCGGCTGCGCCGCGCGGCTTCGCGCTGGCGCTGAAATGGACGGCGCTGAACCCCGACAATCTGACCGTGCAGGCGGCGGCGCGGCTCAACAGGGCGCGCAACTGGGACGAGTTCCTCGCCGCGGTGCGGCATTTCCAGTCGCCGCAGCAGAACATCGTCTATGCCGATGTCGACGGCAATATCGGCTTCATCGCCGCGGGCCTCGTGCCGGTGCGCAAGCCTGACAACGATCTGCGCGGCCTGTTCCCGGCGCCGGGCTGGGACGCCCGCTACGACTGGGCGGGCTATGTGCCTTTCGAGGCGCTGCCGCGCGCGCTCAATCCGCCCGAAGGCTTCAGGCTCAGCGCCAACGAGCGCATCGTGCCCGACAGCTATCCTTTTTTCCTCACCTATGAATGGGCTTCGCCTCATCGCGCCGACCGCATCCGCGAGCTGCTCGGTGCGCGTGACAAGCATTCCCTGGACAGTTTCCGGGCAATCCAGGCCGACCACCGCTCCAACGCTGTGCGCGAGCTCCTGCCCCTGCTGCTCGCCGCTCCCCCTGCAGGCCCGCGCGAACGGGCGATGATCGAGCGGCTGCGCGGTTTCGACGGCACCATGGCGACGGACCGGGCCGAACCGCTCGTCGTCACGGCCTGGATGCGCGAGCTGACCCGGCTCGTCTATGCCGACGAGCTGGGACCGGACCTCTTTGCCGATTATTGGGATCAGCGCCAGGTGTTCATGAAGGCGGTTCTGGAGAACCAGAGCGGCCAGGGCGCCTGGTGCAACCGCCGCGGCTCGGCCGAGCCGGTGACCTGCGAGAGCCTGGTGCAGCGGGCGCTGGCGCTTGCCCTCGACGATCTCGAGAAACGGTATGGAGCCGACGCCACGCAATGGCGCTGGGGCGTCGCGCACGATGCGCGCTCCGAGCACCGGCCCTTCGCGCGCGTGTCAGGGCTTGCGCGCTTTTTCGACGTGCGCGTTGCCGTGCCCGGCGACACCTATGCTGTCAACGTCAATCGCCACACGATCCGCAATGCCGCGGAGCCCTTCGTATCGCGCCATGCGGCGAGCCTCAGGGCGCTCTACGATCTCGGCGACCCCGAGCGGTCGGTTTTCATCCACTCGACCGGCCAGTCGGGCCTGCCGACCTCGTCGCTTTACAGCAATTTTTCGGCCCGCTGGGCGCGGGTCGACTACATCCCCATGCGCACGCGCCGGGCCGACATCCAGCGTGACGCGCTGGGGATCCTGACCATCCAGCCGCGCTGA